One Gemmatimonadota bacterium genomic window, CTACGGCTCGACGTACTCCGGGATCGGCGGCACCTGAGCGCGGATGTAGTGCTGTAGCGATTGGACCTCGCGCTCCGTCAAGCCGGAGAAGCGGGGCATGCCGCGGCTCAATCTGGCGCCGCGTTGCACAACATCGCGAAACGTTTCGGCCGACAACACCGTGGCGGACGCCCTGAGGTCCGGCGCCACGCCGCCCGAGACCGCCGCGGGGCCGTGGCATAGCCAGCAGGTCCGGAAGTAGAGCTCCTCTCCCCCGGCGGCCAGGTCCGTGTCGACAACGAAGTCGGCGCTCGCCAGCGGCTCCGGCATGCCGGGCGCGGGTTGGGCCGGCAGTTCCACGTCGCCGTCCAGCGCGAACGCGACCAGCCTGCGCCGCTGCGCCCGGTAGGCCCAGCCGTGCTCGGCCGACAGCGATCCGAGCATCGCGGCGCCCGAGCCGCCCCAGCCGATCAGCAGCGCCACGTACTGGCGCCCTTCGACCGCGTAGGTGATCGGCGGCGCCGAGATCCCCAGCCCCAGGTCGTGGCTCCACACGACCTCCCCGTCGTCGGCCCGGCGCGCCAGCAGGTGACCGTCCTGCTGACCCTGGAACACCAGGTTCCCCGCCGTGGTCAGCGTCCCGGCGTTCCAGAAGCCCGGCGTCGGGGCCTCCCAGACGAGCCGCTGCGCCACCGGATCCCAGGCTTTGAGCGTGCTGGTGCCCGCCCCGGCCGGAACGTCGGCGACCAGCGGATCCACCGCCGCGTCGAACTTCCAGTCGGGGCTCTCCCAGGTGTCCACGTCGATGGTCTCCTCGCCGAAGCCGCCGACGAGATCGATCGCGGGGATGTAGACCAGCCCGGTGCCGGGGTTGTAGGACATCGCGTGCCAGCTGTGGGCGCCCAGGGCGCTCGGCTGGATCCCGACGGGGCCGTCCTCGTAGCGGACTCCCTCGGCCTCGATCGGCCTCCCGCTCTCCGGGTCGATCCCGGTGGCCCACGTGACCGTCGAGAACGGATCAGCCGAGATCAGCCGCCCGGTCTCCCGCTCGAGCACGTAGAAGAAGCCGTTCTTGGGCGCGTGCAGCGCGGCCTTGACCTCTTCACCGTCGATCGTGAGATCGGCGAGGACGATGTCCATGTTGGAGTTGTAGTCCCAGGTCTCGCCGGGGGTGGTCTGGTAGTGCCAGCGGTACTCGCCCGTGGTGGCGTCCAGCGCAACGACCGCGCAGAGAAACAGGTTGTCGCCGCCGCCCGGACTGCGAACGCGCTGGTTCCAGGGGGCGCCGTTGCCGGTGCCGAAGATCACCTGGTCGAACTCCGGGTCGTAGGTGATCGCGTGCCAGACGGTGCCGCCGCCGCCGAACTTCCACCACTCGCCGGTCCAGGTCTCGGCGGCCATGGCCATGGCGTCGTTCTCGAAGCCGTCGGCGGGATCGCCGGGCACCGTGTACCAGCGCCAGACGCGCTCGCCCGTGTCGGCGTCGTAGGCGTCCAGGTAGCCGCGGATGGCACCCATCTCGGTGCCGCCGTTGCCGATCAAAACGAGCCCGCGGAAGGCCTTGGGGGCGCCGGTGACGAAGAGGGGCAGCTCCGGGTCGAAGGTCTGCGTCGCCCAGATCACCTCGCCGGTCTCGGCGTCGACGGCGATCAGGCGGCCGTCGACCGTCGCCACGTAGACCTTCCCCTCGTAGAACGCGACCCCGCGGCTGGCGTCCCACATGACGCGCAGGCG contains:
- a CDS encoding PQQ-dependent dehydrogenase, methanol/ethanol family, with translation MALSAITPRALSQHPRPRLDAKLVLTALLGTLTACAEIAPERVIDDAALAATEQGGDWLAFGRAFDEQRFSPLTQISDANVGDLGVAWYVDLPEDRTLYGTPLVVDGVMYFEGSYNVLRAVEAATGKLLWEYDPEVIEHAGDRLRVMWDASRGVAFYEGKVYVATVDGRLIAVDAETGEVIWATQTFDPELPLFVTGAPKAFRGLVLIGNGGTEMGAIRGYLDAYDADTGERVWRWYTVPGDPADGFENDAMAMAAETWTGEWWKFGGGGTVWHAITYDPEFDQVIFGTGNGAPWNQRVRSPGGGDNLFLCAVVALDATTGEYRWHYQTTPGETWDYNSNMDIVLADLTIDGEEVKAALHAPKNGFFYVLERETGRLISADPFSTVTWATGIDPESGRPIEAEGVRYEDGPVGIQPSALGAHSWHAMSYNPGTGLVYIPAIDLVGGFGEETIDVDTWESPDWKFDAAVDPLVADVPAGAGTSTLKAWDPVAQRLVWEAPTPGFWNAGTLTTAGNLVFQGQQDGHLLARRADDGEVVWSHDLGLGISAPPITYAVEGRQYVALLIGWGGSGAAMLGSLSAEHGWAYRAQRRRLVAFALDGDVELPAQPAPGMPEPLASADFVVDTDLAAGGEELYFRTCWLCHGPAAVSGGVAPDLRASATVLSAETFRDVVQRGARLSRGMPRFSGLTEREVQSLQHYIRAQVPPIPEYVEP